Genomic window (Ailuropoda melanoleuca isolate Jingjing chromosome 7, ASM200744v2, whole genome shotgun sequence):
TAGTTCTGTGCCTATAGCTCTTGTCGCTGTGCACTTTACTACCTGtgaatatgcttttatttcctaTTGAATTGCCAATGTCTTGGGGGTAAGGGACCCTCCTGCCTTCTTCATCATTTTGTTCCCAGAgactagcacaatgcctggctcaTAGTGGAAGCGTCAtaaagaataagtgaatgaggggcgcctgggtggctcagttggttaagcatctgacttcagctcagctcatgatctaagggtcctgggatccagccctgcgtggaacccagtgtggagcccagagtggggctcttcgctcagcagggagtctgcttccctctccctttgcccctccccccacttgtgcactctctttttctctcattctcaaataaataaataaataaataaataaaatctttaggaaaaaaagaataagtgaatgaatgaatgaatgaatgtacatTTATCCAATCAAAATTGGATGAATCCAAAAAAGACTGAGCGACTACAGGAATCCAGAGAGACCAATCAACCTCTCTGTTTGGATGGGAACATTCTATGAGCTTATGGGAAAGGTTTTCAGAATGTTAACTAAGATCTGCCATCTTCCACTAGAAGCAATCTAAATCCATTACAATGTGCACATTTCAACGGAGGGCACCAAAGACCAGGCCTTGACCTATAAAGCCTCTATGatctggtttctatttctttgatctTATCTTCTATTACTGTCCCCCCTCAGACTGCCTTCTGCTCCAGTTACTATGATCTCCTTGCACTTTTCAAATATACCAACGCTCTCCCAGTTCAGGGCCTTCTCACTTACCATGCCCTCCATATGGACGGTTCATCCCAAGATGCCCTTTCTCTTCATGGAGACACGTGAGCAGTCTCCACAGAGAGGCCTTCAGGAAACACCATCTTTCCACACTGTCTCCTTCACAAAGGCCATCTCTTATTTTTCAGAGCACTTAAACCGCCCAACATTTATTATATActtagttatttgtttttaatatgctaATTCTGCCATTCCCCACTCCAGTGTTTGCTCCATGAGAGAAAAGGTAGTTTTTGGCTTATTGCTATTACTCCATAATAACCTGCATGTAGTAGGTATCTAATACATGCTTGCTGAGTAGATggataagcaaataaatgaatgaataaacttcaGCATGCACTATGGGCTTAACACTGGACCAGGAGTCAAAAGAACTTCTGGTTTTAGGTCactcttctgttcttttaatcTAGGTCTCAGTCATGTGATTTCAATTTTCTGAGTCCTAAGTCCACCATTAAGGAAATATAGCTAATACTGTCTGTGAtgttgggtacctgggtggcttaatcggttaagcatctgcctttggctcaggtcatgatcccagggttctgggattgagtcccgcatcaggctccctgctctgcagggagtctgtgtctcctccctctgcccctcccccctgctcatgctagcttaagctctctctcaaataaataaataaaatctttaaaaaaatactatctatGATGTCTAGGTTATAAAATTGTTTTGATACTACAATAATTGTttctaataataacaacaatgatagctaaaatttactgagcacttaatgTGTGCCCAGCATTCTGTTTAGTTTTTGCATAAATGTTCTCATTCAATCCTttcaaaaattctattatttccATAAgcttttccttgtttgtaaaataaagataacaattatcttcattttgcaaagaaaaaaaggcaaacaagatAAATGtaagggggcgcctaggtggctcagttgtttaagtctccaactcttgatttggctcaggtcatgatctcagggtcatgagatcgagccctgagttgagctctgcactgggtgtggagcttgcttaagagtctctccttctgccccttcctgctcacatgctctctcaataaataaataaataaataaataaataaataaataaaaagataaatataaaactacCTTTGCAAATGGTAAAGCACTTTAAAAGTGATAGGTATGCTCATCAACAAACGctctctctggggcgcctgggtggtacagcgtttaggcggctgccttcagctcagggcatgatcccggcgttatggggtcgagccccacatcaggctcctccgctatgagcctgcttcttcctctcccactccccctgcttatgttccctctctcgctggctgtctctatctctgtcaaataaataaataaaatcttcaaaaaaaaaaaaactctctgtGTTCAGTTCCATAATGAAGTTCCTCTTTAGGATTTTATATCAGTGCCTTCACCCATACTCTGTGTAGACACAAAATAGGTGCTTGGCACGGATGTGGTGTGCGGACAAATGTTTAATAACCGGCTCTCTGAGGGGGGGAAATCTTTTGCAGTAtctgccaatttccatggtgtaaatgcTCCCCTCCAGTTGGTTACGTGCTACCAACTTGAAGTCACTGAACTTATAATTGGATATAGATGATGACAGTCATCTCTCTTCAGCCAGAAGGGTGGTCCCAATGTGTCACTGCTACACAGTCTTCTAGTAGGTATATTTCCCTCCAGTCCtggcctctctcctttctccacagtGCAGCCCAAGTGGTCTTTCTACATACAAGATATACTCTTTGGTTTGAAATTCTTCATGGCTTGCCACTCTCTCATTGTCAAGTTAAAGATCAAATATCTTAATATGTCTTGTCCTACAAGACTCTACATGAGCTCACCTTGGCCTCCTCCTTAGCTTGACTCTTATTTCCAAACATAGTCCTCTGCTTCCTGCACTCATCTTGGAGGAGCAAAAGTGCAGGGAGTGTGTCTGCTGTGCGCATCATTGTTTTCTCAGTCCTTAGCATAGCGCCCGATGCTTGTTGGGTGAGTCTACGATTGTACGATGTTATATTCTGAGTACAAAGTCTTCGGCCTCTTTATACTATGTGACTGTGCATTTGCCCAGTATATGCACACATTTCCGACTTAAGGGGATTTAGCTTGGCTGAGAGCATTATTGAAGTTGCTTTATGTCTGGTGCATTATTATTCAATCGCGTTTCCCCTGGTGCAAAGCTGGCAGGCTGCTCCTCCGTGACAGATGTGCTTGCTTTGCTTGAGTCACCACCACGAGGCGCATTATCAGTTTTACTAATGTTTGCTCTTTTATACTCTAACAGGTAGTGTGATTCATCCAGTCGGTGCAAGTCAGGAGACGGATGCACACATAAATCTGTGCTGTGGGATGGTTTGCACACAAAATTTCATCCACAGGGTAAAAACACGGAAAACATGACAACTGCATGCATGGGTAATACATGTGCATATAAACAAAGTTAAACACTCACACTTTTGTTCTTGATCATTTGATTCCAGAAGAATCACAGATCCGAAGGATTGGGATGGATCTTTTATTACTTGTTGCTAAGTACCAGTTTGACAGACTGTGCTAGACTCAACACATCTGAGTCGGCTGGAGATAATTTTCATATTCAGATTCTTCAGTTCAGAACTTagatacgtttttttttttttcaggagagcTAGGATGGAGTTTTTAAAAGCTCTGAAAGCTCCACAGAAGATTCTTAGGGGCATCCAGGCTTGAGAACTCATGTTTTAGACCAGGTAGACCTCATATGGGCGGAGGAACAGTGTTTTATTTCACAAACCAACTCTAACCAATTGGACATGGTTGCCTGGAATTCTGTGTGTAGAAAGAATCTGAGGAAGCATCGTGAAAAGTGCcatgattgattagtgatgtctttAATGAGCCTGCATGGGAGGGTGGTGGTATGTACTCCTTGTAGTTGATGACCCCTACACTGTCCAGCCACATAAATTCAATCCCCTTTACAATGACGTAAACTGTGGTCTTTCAGTGTCTCCTAGGACATTTGCATGGAAAAGAAATTCCAGTACTCTCAGGGTAACATACTCTATCTCTCCATGGCTCTTTCTCATTTGAACTAAAGCTCTCTTTCTGAGGATCCATTCAGATTGAATTGCTGTTCCTTGGGACCAGGCAAAACAAGTCTACAACTTCTGCTTGTGATGGCCCTTCATCTATGGTGTGGTTGTGATTGTAATACCTTCGTTCACATCTGCTCTACTCCAAGATAAACTGAGTCCCATTCTTTTTATGACAAGTTGTTGACCCCTTCCTAATGGTGGTCATTTTCTTCTAGGCATGCTTCAGTttggtaatattccattacgCGTGTGCTTCCCAGAACCAGACATTCTTCTCTAGTCTGGTCTAAGCATCTGTAGAAAGAATAAGATAACCATCACCATCAGTTGGTTAATTAGTTAAATAATTACTTAATTGTGGTAGCTTTTCTGGCAGGTATATTGTATTGCTGTCTCAAATTCTGCTTgcttttgacagttttttttccatatgattttctACCAGTCCTCCTTCTTACTTCTGCACTGGAGTACTGGAGTATCAAAACGTgaagcctactttttttttttcctctttaaattgCATCTTGTTACAGTAGGTCATTCTATATAGCTCAAGAATATTCAATATATTGATAAAGCTCTCAGTATTGGAAGTTAAGCAGATCTGAgtttgaatcttggctttgcTTCTAAGTAGTTATAAGAACAGGGAGATTTCCTTGAAATCTTTATGTtttagtcctttaaaaaaaaccctataaaccatacaacattatcttttttttatgtatgggtttttaaaaattatttccttaatctCTCCAAACACAGGCAAAAATAAGTGTATTGTTTAACATATTAGAACTTGCGAATGTTGGGCATTgcctagagaagagaaaattatccCTTAAAACATGCTTAACCAGGAGGCCAAGTCATCTGCCAACCTCCAAAAACATGGAGATGAACATGATAGACTGTGCCCCATCTGCACCTTCCTTCACCATCATTCGATAACCCTTCTTCAGGCCCAGATCTGCAGCACATTTCTTGCCAACCATCATTAAATGTCCAAGAAGACTTTCATCATCACCTTCTGATACAGGGATCTGGGATATATGTTTCCTGGGTATCACCAAAAAATGTGTTGTTGCGTGAGGGAAAAGGTCATGGAAAGCAAGAGACTGGTCATCCTCAAAAATGATTTTGGCTGGGATTTCCTTGTGAATGGTCTTCCTGAAAACTGTGTCTTTGCCAGCCCACCTGGCCTGGGCCTTGGCAAACTCATTGGCCATCTTGGCCTTTCTTCTGTGTAGCTACCCCAGGAGAAGcttagtctttttttatttttcccaaaaagtCTACCCTCTAGAGTTATTAGGATACAATATTCCCAATGTGCCACAGTCTGGAATATGGCAAAGATTCAGGAAATGCTggttattattttcctttcatcaaGTCCATTTGCTGATTCCCAAAGCTTCCATGAGTTAACCCGTGAACAACACCGTTCTGAATTGTATGCATCTACTTTCACACAGTTCTGCTCACATGCAGATTTTTTATGTTACAGTGCTATAAATATagtttctcttatgattttttttcttaacattttctcttttttttggcttactttattctaagatTACATATATAGTTCGTACAAaattatgtgttaattgactgtttatgttattacTAAGGCTTAtggtcaacagtaggcttttGGGAAAGTTTCTAAGGAGTGAAAAATTATACATGAATTCTCATCTGTGCAGGATAGTCAGTGCCTCTAAGCCTCACatcattcaagggtcaactcaACATGTAAGGTCAAGAAAATGTCTTCATGTCTACTTTTATTAGTTCAGCAGTACAATCAAAACTTATCTGCTTTATGCTAGACTGCTAGTCACAGGGGGTTCCTTGGTGAATGGAAGAGACAAAATTCCTACAAACATGGAACCCGCAATCCAGTGGGgagaaataagatgaaataagtAGTTATAATAGGGTGTGCCAAAAGCTATGCTAAAAGATACATAGTATTTTATGAGAGACTTGTCTATctccatttaacatttattaaaataaaatatgtgttggAGTGAGGTAGGCAATTTCCCCTATCTCTGGGCTCCATATTTCCCTAAGTCTCTAGTCTGGAAGGTTGATGTCTATATCATGTTTAGAAGACTAGCACAAAAATCTGCCATATGGGAAATGCTATGGACTTCATGAATTGCAAGGCCCATGAAGatagaatgtcttttttttcttcttctttgtatcTCTAGTGCTAAGCACAGTGAGTCGCATGTAacaggtcctcaataaatatttgttgaatgaataaacgcACCAGCTATGTGTTTCAAGTTCATGAAAGCATGCGAATGGCCATTCACTGACCTAAAGGTTATTCTCCAAGGTCCATgctgaataagaaagaaaagggattGTCAGCCCTGTTCTCCTTGCCTGACCCACTGCATTCTACTCTGATATCCTTTTGTTCTCcatgaataataatgaaagagtGAACAACTGAGATATAACAGTTTAAGTTTTAGAGTTTGGAGCAGTTTTCACTCTGGATTTTTAATGggaaagtgtgtgcgtgtgtgtgtgtgtgtgtgtgtgtgtgtatttaatcaGACTCTCAGCCTCTTCATTTGGGCAGTGGTGACAGATACCCTCTGCAGATCTCTTAGGCCATAACACCTTTCTGGTAAATGAGGCCATTGCAGACAGGAAGCATAGCATAAATGCTACACTGCCAAGCTGAACTACAGTGAGGTGCAATGAAAAGTAGTTTTGTTCATTACAATCTGATTCTCCATCTGTCTGGGGTGGTCCTTTATATCTCTCCATCACTGCACTTATTTTGATGGCTCTGATGAAGAGGTGAATCGATTACATTCCTCAGCACCGGCAAAAACACAGCCTACCTTGTCCCCCCAGCCCATCCCAATCCTGAGCTTAGCACCTAGAATCCTCCAGACACTGAAAGAAACTAAGGAACTCAGTAGCAGGAGGGAAGCCCTATAAACTTACTAAGGCAGCTCACCTGTGAATATTTAATTACTGGAAAGGTGAGGGCTATTATTCAATGAGAATTGGCATTTGGGAGAAATGAGGACAGGTATTCAGGATATGGCCACTGCCCTTACGCCTTGCTCCAGTTATACTTAGGGGTGGGAGGGTGTGGACATCAGCAGGCAAAGGATCAGAACCTAGGATTGGATTCAGTTAATGTGGAAGGTGATCGAGGGGTTAAACCAAGTTTTAGGGAGCAGTAGGAATCCAGTATATGTGATCAGCACAGTATATAAGGAGACAAGTATACCAAACATTTTATGTGGCTGccccaatgtgtgtgtgtgtgtgtgtgtgtgtgcgtgtgcacatgtgttttCTAACTCCACCAAGCAGTTctcagacaccagctgggtgtcccacagtccaactcaattctgacactatccaCTTGGAGATAGCATCAGTCCCACAGGTTAAGGCCTCAAGCCTACAAGCCTGCTACCCCAGGCCCCACTCAGATACAAATTGCAAGTCCAGGCTGTCACTTGTGCTTCTGGCCCAGGGGCTGTAGATTAGAGGTTCCTGCAACCCTCTCCTTGGGTTTAATtcatttgctagaatgactcccagaactcagaaaaatattttgcttcctAGATTAATGGTTTATTATGAAAAAAGACAGCTCAGGAACAGCCCAATGAAGGACATGCATAGGCAAGGCATAGGGAAAGAGTATGGTGCCCTCTCcacactgcccctccccaagtCCCTCTTTGTGTTCTCTGAACCTTgtcctttggggtttttatggagctttcattacataggcatgattgattaaatcattggccattggtgattgattcagcCTCTAGACCCTCTTTCCTCCCCAGAGGTCAGCTGGGTGGGGCCTACATTCCAATTCTCTAATCACaaggttggttcccctggcaaccagctcccAGCCTtgggtgctttccaaaagtctctcattaacataaactcaggtgtggttgaaaggggttTATAGAATATCAAGATACCTCTATCACTCTTACCACTtgggaaattccaaaggttttaggagcCAGAAACagggataaagaccaaatatatatttcttattataaatcactaTACCACAGTCACCAAACAGGGTTGTGACTCCAGGTTTACTACAGGAGATACAAGGTATTGATAGAGTTCAAATGAAAGGTGTCTCTAAGGAGAACACTCCGTATAATGTAGAAGATAGCTAGAGCGTTTCAGTGACATAAATTAGCAGATTATAGGACCCATGAAGACCTGTGATCTTGGGCCCAGAAGGCAGGGAAGTTGATACAAGTCAGACAAGATGctaattcaataaaattattagaaaaatgaatggaattttaaaatataattttctatgcAAATAGTCCAAGATAATTCAGTGTTAAGAgatcatttttaacttaaaaataagaagtatttCTATAAACCCGAGAAGTGATTAATTACTAAGAATCCTTAAAACTCCTCATATGCACCATTATTTAACATACTATTCAAAGCTGattttaggagtgcctgggtggcccagttggtgaagcatccaattcttggtttctgctgtggtcatgatctcagggtcgtgagactgagctctgtgctgggctcctggctcagcgtggagtctgcttcaaattctttctttctctccctctccctctccctcctcctctgcccctcccctctttctctcaaataaagaaaagaaagaaagaaagaaagaaagaaagaaagaaagaaagaaagataatctttaaattaaaaaaaattatatttaaagcataATTAGATACAATCAGGTTAATTGTAAACcgtgattttttgttgtttcttagtTTTTGTAGTTCTTGCTCTGGTGTCAGACTTCACATTTCCATTGAGAGCACCAACTTTCTCAGTGGAACAACTGAAGTTGTCTTGCTCATTTTCCAGCTAGAAAGGCAAATGGGAAGTTCATGGAAGGTCCCAAAAAGCTATCTCAAGGCACAAAGGTAAAACTCATTGAAGTAAAGTTCCTAGCCCTTTACTTCCACTTAAAGTAGGAATGTTCAACTTTTATATGTTGAATGTGTTAGATTCtgtataaaatcttaataaaaatttttgataCTTTTGAAAGTTTGTAAAATGTTGAACTTCAAGGACCCCA
Coding sequences:
- the LOC100466933 gene encoding histidine triad nucleotide-binding protein 1-like, with translation MANEFAKAQARWAGKDTVFRKTIHKEIPAKIIFEDDQSLAFHDLFPHATTHFLVIPRKHISQIPVSEGDDESLLGHLMMVGKKCAADLGLKKGYRMMVKEGADGAQSIMFISMFLEVGR